Proteins encoded together in one Planctopirus ephydatiae window:
- a CDS encoding NCS2 family permease yields MQQQRDLAPSPSGGSALSAEPFRWFVPRDLDGFFGLFVDNLVQLILIVTLCGAMCGMSGEAAFLLYQRILPGVAVSLLVGNLFYAWQARQLARRTGRNDVTALPYGINTPSLLVYVFFVMVPAYVAATAKGASSVTAAEQAWRVGLVACLGSGLIEFCGAFVAESVRRRTPRAALLSTLAGIAIGFISMSFTLQLIQKPLIAMVPLAIVLVTYFSRVSFPWRLPGGFVSLLAGVLLAWGLTFLHQVWADGPVWIARHALNSSAVRESWQVIGFAPPQLWLGDLWQVVADPGQWLGLLSVIIPMGLFNLLGSLQNIESAEAAGDAYDTKSSLAMNGLGTLAAAAFGSCFPTTIYIGHPGWKGLGARAGYSIINGVVITILCVTGTVALIQSLVPIEAGVPIVLWIGVVITAQAFVACPPAHAPAVAIGLFPAIAAWGMTVVQGAFLVAGGVTMQSLLSKDFSQQVNGFLLHGLISMERGYIFTCVILATIAVELIERRFLRAACWSSIGAIFAGAGLTHSYQLSGNLVDFLFAGSRAPEGSMLYHATDVAIGYGLMAIVFLFFAFRKVESVSEQAPVLTESDAHRSLEFH; encoded by the coding sequence ATGCAACAACAGCGTGATCTGGCACCTTCCCCAAGTGGTGGCTCGGCCCTTTCAGCAGAACCATTTCGCTGGTTTGTACCACGCGATCTGGACGGTTTTTTCGGATTGTTCGTCGATAATCTCGTCCAGTTGATTCTGATCGTGACGTTATGCGGTGCCATGTGCGGCATGAGCGGTGAAGCGGCTTTTCTGCTCTACCAGAGAATTCTGCCCGGGGTGGCAGTCAGTTTGCTGGTCGGAAATCTGTTTTATGCGTGGCAAGCCCGACAACTGGCCAGACGAACCGGCCGCAATGACGTGACGGCTTTACCCTATGGGATCAACACCCCTTCATTACTGGTCTATGTCTTCTTTGTGATGGTGCCAGCGTATGTGGCAGCGACAGCCAAAGGAGCCAGCTCTGTCACTGCGGCAGAACAGGCCTGGCGAGTGGGATTGGTGGCTTGCCTGGGCTCTGGCTTGATTGAGTTCTGCGGGGCATTTGTGGCGGAATCTGTTCGGAGAAGAACGCCCCGGGCAGCATTGTTATCCACGCTTGCGGGGATCGCGATTGGCTTTATCTCCATGAGCTTCACGCTGCAACTCATTCAGAAACCACTGATCGCGATGGTGCCACTGGCCATCGTGCTGGTGACCTACTTTTCGCGAGTCTCGTTTCCGTGGCGACTTCCAGGCGGTTTTGTTTCTTTGCTGGCCGGGGTGTTGCTGGCGTGGGGGTTGACGTTTTTGCATCAGGTGTGGGCTGATGGACCAGTCTGGATAGCGCGTCATGCCTTGAATTCGAGTGCCGTTCGTGAATCGTGGCAAGTGATAGGATTTGCGCCACCGCAGTTGTGGCTTGGTGATTTGTGGCAGGTGGTGGCTGATCCTGGGCAGTGGCTGGGACTGCTCTCTGTGATTATCCCGATGGGGTTATTTAATCTGTTAGGAAGCTTGCAGAACATTGAATCAGCAGAGGCTGCGGGCGATGCATACGACACAAAATCATCTCTGGCGATGAATGGGCTGGGGACTTTAGCTGCGGCAGCATTTGGCAGTTGTTTTCCGACGACCATTTACATTGGTCATCCCGGCTGGAAAGGCTTAGGCGCCAGGGCCGGATACTCGATCATCAATGGTGTCGTGATCACCATCCTCTGTGTGACAGGGACTGTAGCTCTCATTCAATCGTTAGTACCCATTGAAGCGGGTGTGCCGATAGTGCTATGGATTGGCGTGGTCATTACGGCGCAGGCATTTGTGGCTTGTCCGCCAGCACATGCACCAGCCGTGGCCATCGGGCTGTTTCCTGCAATTGCAGCGTGGGGAATGACAGTCGTTCAGGGGGCATTTCTCGTGGCTGGCGGCGTCACAATGCAGTCGCTGCTCAGTAAAGATTTCTCGCAACAGGTCAATGGTTTTCTGCTGCATGGTCTGATCTCAATGGAGCGGGGGTACATTTTTACCTGCGTCATTCTCGCGACCATTGCGGTGGAACTGATTGAGCGAAGGTTTCTGCGGGCGGCCTGCTGGTCATCAATTGGAGCGATTTTTGCGGGAGCAGGCTTAACGCACAGCTACCAGCTTTCGGGGAATCTGGTCGATTTTTTGTTTGCAGGAAGCCGCGCACCGGAAGGATCCATGCTTTATCATGCTACGGATGTGGCCATCGGTTATGGATTGATGGCGATCGTGTTTCTGTTCTTTGCCTTTCGCAAGGTTGAAAGCGTGTCGGAGCAAG
- the rdgB gene encoding RdgB/HAM1 family non-canonical purine NTP pyrophosphatase: MHLAEPVVLSSRNRKKIGEVMELLAPWGIQVQGVSEFESIQDVAETGSTFAENADLKATTVARQLYRWTIAEDSGLCVPALGHAPGVYSARYAGEPSNDQRNNTKLLAEMSSLQGDDRAAYYVCHAVLSDPQGQIRVRVEGRCWGKILTQPSGNHGFGYDPLFLVPEYHLTFGQLAPAVKRHISHRARTFEQFIPLMITVLQSH; encoded by the coding sequence ATGCACCTTGCTGAACCTGTCGTTCTTAGCAGCCGAAATCGCAAGAAAATCGGCGAAGTCATGGAACTGCTCGCCCCTTGGGGGATTCAGGTTCAGGGTGTTTCTGAATTTGAATCGATCCAGGATGTCGCAGAGACGGGCAGCACTTTTGCCGAGAATGCCGATCTCAAAGCCACGACGGTCGCCAGGCAACTCTATCGTTGGACCATTGCTGAGGACAGCGGGCTCTGTGTACCGGCCCTGGGCCATGCCCCCGGTGTTTATTCAGCACGCTATGCCGGTGAGCCCTCTAATGATCAGCGAAACAACACCAAGCTCTTGGCTGAAATGTCATCACTGCAAGGAGATGATCGAGCCGCGTACTACGTCTGCCATGCTGTTCTGAGTGATCCCCAGGGCCAGATTCGTGTCCGAGTGGAAGGACGCTGCTGGGGAAAAATTCTGACTCAGCCCAGCGGCAACCACGGTTTTGGCTACGATCCACTCTTTCTTGTCCCCGAGTATCACCTGACATTCGGGCAACTCGCCCCGGCTGTCAAAAGACACATCAGCCACAGAGCGCGAACCTTTGAACAGTTCATTCCACTGATGATCACTGTGTTACAATCCCACTGA
- a CDS encoding [protein-PII] uridylyltransferase family protein: protein MQPTWRELIESLRDPDQSARIEEFLARLEFENPSQARQRLTQLLLGGSRSLYQGAERSTGAGANPAAGASKARADAGRAGSQPGSVTPDQVLERSQLIHLGRNRQTSEIVRMATLEQLIAIVSSLPHPDQSILNFERYIQKYPDPDHLYSYLAAHPRAVEILLKLFVGSQYLTGILLRRPALLEQLTHHHRLADLRSRQEFFEGAVEAVSALQPGADPANAVRRFRHSEMLRIGACDTFGLMDFRGVVNQLSLLADAVVECGLRLAAGNLYASVSGFTVLALGKLGGEELNYSSDIDLVFLHRGNTDDLLVAQRLVRFLNDASDEGFLYRVDTRLRPWGRSGNLVSTPEAYLTYLSRHAAIWEKQALIKARVIAGDFALGEEFLGLIENVIHGAPESAVRASIRESKQKIEQGLVRRGRQWGEVKSGMGSIRDIEFIVQYLQMTRGLTHPHIRSRNTLDSLVRLADQGFLQADEYRQLTVGYVFLRTIEHAIQLMHNKQDHALPENERELSYLARRLDFPDAATFIRHYEDHSREIRRIYEKYLLTETVEPIEIQPLHTASVETFGLVSYEKAFSKEERQKHRDWLQELTIEQSVRVDANSMPDGAYRVTVLGVDEPGDLSMICGLLFVYGFDICSGDVFTDCHPSEILTRYAQSLRTNKRVTREVHQQHLRDFVDVFHAKPLVDAVVPELWQRYEDDLRTLKHVARTKGHAEAQGLLAKRVAAALRGNESSGSRLLPVEISVQDARERQATLLCLKADDSIGFLYEFTNALAICGVAIEQMAIRNEGHRVHDTLLITDARRGGRIQDDRHVEELKAAIALIQQFTHLLPKAPNPEAALVHFRQFLQELFLQEAWWEQLSSLERPEVLDALAKLLGISDFLWQDFLRLQHSNLFPVLADVEGLQIATTKEQLAEELRQEIFQGADLSRWQLRLNSFKDREMFRIDMRHILGYIGPFGHFSNELTDLAEVVVSRAFEMSLRELTWRHGSPLLHAGSPCSWTVLALGKCGGKEMGFASDIELMLVYEGEGKTDGPRPIATSEFFHRLVELFSQSIFARQEGIFRIDLRLRPYGKAGNLAVSKEAFISYFGFGGPAWPYERQALVKLRHVAGDQELGKALEAFRDQVLYSGQKFDFAAMRALRERQVRQLSNSDGFNAKLSPGGLVDCEYLVQALQLTWGSTHPELRTTNTREALRMMRDLALLPLDDAEKLKAAYRFHRALIDALRMVRGDARDLTVPPASSEEFEFLARRLGYHDREAELASEMEKHIQVVTELVRRWTDPNLDSHPDVEMASVPGAVLEEGTHGSIGL from the coding sequence ATGCAACCCACATGGCGGGAACTGATTGAATCTCTGCGAGATCCTGATCAGTCCGCACGAATTGAAGAATTTCTGGCCAGGTTGGAGTTTGAAAATCCGTCTCAAGCCCGGCAAAGGCTCACTCAATTGCTGCTGGGTGGAAGTCGTTCTCTTTATCAAGGAGCCGAGCGTTCCACAGGGGCTGGAGCCAATCCTGCGGCTGGAGCGAGTAAAGCCCGGGCTGATGCGGGCAGGGCTGGTTCCCAGCCGGGTTCTGTGACTCCAGATCAGGTCTTGGAACGGTCGCAGTTGATTCATCTGGGGAGGAATCGCCAGACCAGCGAGATCGTGCGGATGGCGACGCTGGAGCAGTTGATTGCCATTGTTTCTTCATTACCACACCCCGATCAGTCGATACTGAACTTTGAGCGGTACATTCAAAAATACCCGGATCCGGATCATCTCTATTCCTATCTGGCGGCTCACCCCAGAGCTGTCGAGATCCTGTTGAAGCTGTTCGTCGGCAGCCAGTATCTGACTGGGATTCTTTTAAGGCGGCCTGCACTGCTGGAGCAACTGACACATCATCATCGACTGGCCGATTTGCGAAGTCGGCAGGAGTTTTTTGAAGGTGCTGTCGAGGCGGTGAGTGCTTTGCAGCCGGGGGCTGATCCGGCGAATGCGGTGCGGCGATTTCGACATAGTGAAATGTTGCGCATCGGCGCTTGCGATACGTTTGGATTGATGGATTTTCGCGGAGTTGTCAATCAGCTTTCGCTGCTGGCGGATGCTGTCGTAGAATGTGGTTTGCGCTTAGCTGCTGGAAATCTTTATGCTTCGGTCAGCGGCTTTACTGTCCTTGCACTCGGCAAGCTAGGTGGCGAAGAACTTAACTACAGTTCGGATATCGACCTGGTCTTTCTGCATCGAGGAAATACGGATGACTTGCTGGTGGCACAGCGCCTGGTGCGATTTCTGAACGATGCGAGCGATGAAGGCTTTTTGTATCGAGTTGATACGCGTTTAAGACCCTGGGGGCGTTCGGGGAATCTGGTTTCGACTCCTGAAGCGTATCTGACGTATCTGTCCCGCCATGCTGCCATCTGGGAAAAGCAGGCATTGATCAAGGCTCGAGTCATTGCCGGTGACTTTGCCCTGGGTGAAGAGTTTCTGGGATTGATAGAAAATGTCATTCATGGTGCTCCCGAATCTGCAGTGCGAGCCAGCATTCGAGAATCAAAACAGAAGATCGAGCAGGGCCTGGTTCGGCGCGGTCGGCAATGGGGAGAAGTGAAATCGGGTATGGGCTCGATTCGAGATATTGAGTTCATTGTGCAGTACCTGCAGATGACTCGTGGATTGACACATCCACATATTCGTTCAAGGAATACACTCGATTCACTGGTCAGGCTGGCCGATCAGGGGTTCCTGCAGGCAGATGAATATCGGCAGTTGACAGTGGGATATGTCTTCCTGAGAACCATCGAGCATGCCATTCAGTTAATGCACAATAAGCAAGACCACGCACTTCCAGAGAACGAGCGGGAACTATCTTATCTGGCGAGAAGACTCGATTTTCCCGATGCCGCGACGTTTATCCGCCACTATGAGGATCATAGCCGTGAGATTCGACGTATTTATGAAAAGTATCTGCTGACAGAAACTGTTGAGCCCATTGAAATTCAACCTTTGCATACCGCAAGCGTCGAGACATTTGGTCTTGTCAGTTATGAAAAGGCTTTCTCGAAAGAAGAGCGTCAGAAGCATCGGGATTGGTTGCAGGAGTTGACAATCGAGCAATCGGTGCGGGTCGATGCCAACTCGATGCCAGATGGTGCTTACCGCGTGACAGTTCTGGGAGTGGATGAGCCCGGTGACCTGTCCATGATCTGCGGGCTGTTATTTGTGTACGGCTTTGACATCTGCAGTGGTGACGTATTCACCGATTGTCATCCATCCGAAATCCTCACACGTTATGCCCAGTCTCTGCGAACGAATAAGCGTGTCACAAGGGAAGTCCATCAACAACATCTCCGGGATTTTGTCGATGTCTTTCACGCCAAGCCTTTAGTTGATGCTGTCGTTCCGGAATTGTGGCAGCGTTATGAAGATGATCTGCGGACTCTCAAACATGTCGCGAGAACTAAAGGCCATGCAGAGGCTCAAGGTTTACTGGCGAAGCGAGTCGCGGCTGCTCTGCGGGGGAATGAATCCTCAGGTTCCCGGTTGTTACCAGTCGAGATTTCTGTCCAGGATGCCCGTGAGCGGCAGGCGACACTCCTGTGCCTGAAAGCCGATGACTCGATCGGCTTTTTGTACGAATTTACGAACGCCCTGGCGATCTGTGGTGTGGCCATCGAACAGATGGCGATCCGCAATGAAGGGCATCGAGTTCATGATACACTTCTGATTACTGATGCCCGACGAGGTGGCCGGATTCAGGATGATCGGCATGTTGAAGAGCTGAAAGCAGCCATTGCGCTCATACAGCAGTTCACGCATCTGTTGCCAAAGGCTCCGAATCCGGAGGCGGCACTGGTGCATTTTCGCCAGTTCTTGCAGGAACTTTTTCTGCAGGAGGCGTGGTGGGAGCAGCTTTCGTCGCTGGAGCGGCCGGAAGTGCTCGATGCACTGGCCAAACTCCTCGGGATCAGTGATTTTCTCTGGCAGGACTTTCTCCGTTTGCAGCATTCGAATCTGTTCCCTGTCCTGGCAGATGTGGAGGGGTTGCAGATTGCGACAACTAAAGAGCAACTGGCGGAGGAATTGAGGCAGGAGATTTTTCAGGGGGCCGATCTTTCCCGCTGGCAATTGCGGCTGAATTCCTTCAAGGATCGTGAAATGTTCCGCATCGATATGCGGCATATTCTGGGATACATCGGGCCATTTGGTCACTTTTCGAATGAGTTGACAGATCTTGCGGAAGTGGTCGTTTCGCGTGCGTTTGAAATGTCATTGCGGGAACTGACATGGCGGCATGGCTCGCCACTTTTGCATGCAGGAAGTCCGTGCAGTTGGACAGTGCTGGCGTTAGGGAAATGTGGGGGCAAAGAGATGGGCTTTGCCTCAGATATTGAGCTCATGCTGGTGTATGAAGGTGAGGGGAAAACTGATGGGCCTCGCCCGATTGCCACGAGTGAATTCTTTCATCGCCTCGTGGAACTGTTTTCTCAATCGATCTTCGCCCGGCAGGAAGGGATCTTTCGGATTGATTTGCGATTGAGGCCTTATGGCAAGGCTGGCAATCTGGCGGTCTCGAAAGAGGCTTTCATCAGCTACTTCGGGTTCGGTGGCCCAGCCTGGCCTTATGAACGTCAGGCGTTAGTGAAGCTGCGTCATGTGGCGGGAGACCAGGAACTCGGGAAAGCGCTGGAAGCATTTCGTGATCAGGTGTTGTACTCGGGTCAGAAATTTGACTTTGCAGCCATGCGAGCCTTACGGGAAAGGCAGGTGAGACAGCTTTCCAATAGTGATGGTTTCAATGCCAAGCTGAGCCCTGGTGGTCTTGTGGACTGTGAGTATCTGGTTCAAGCCCTGCAATTGACGTGGGGATCGACCCATCCCGAATTGCGGACGACAAACACTCGCGAAGCTCTCAGAATGATGCGGGATCTGGCGCTTTTACCATTAGATGATGCTGAAAAACTTAAAGCCGCTTATCGCTTTCATCGGGCATTAATCGATGCACTGCGCATGGTGCGAGGCGATGCTCGCGATTTGACAGTCCCTCCTGCCAGCAGCGAGGAGTTCGAGTTTCTGGCCAGGCGTCTGGGTTATCACGACCGGGAAGCTGAACTGGCGAGTGAAATGGAAAAGCATATTCAAGTTGTGACGGAACTGGTGCGCCGGTGGACAGATCCGAATCTGGACTCGCATCCGGATGTTGAGATGGCCAGTGTGCCAGGCGCTGTTCTCGAAGAGGGGACGCACGGATCAATTGGGTTGTAA
- a CDS encoding universal stress protein: MHTISRIVVGVDLHEGDRLVGDELPAPTQAAILQSLEFAANRGAELIYCACLDLSPQAEDLIHADVTNVYSTVEDFANQALTRLVEAAIARGVKAQYQLRMGGSSRELTLLVQEVKADLLVVGARNRSVLSHTLFGSTSTKLLQICPCPVWVVKPEELREIREIAVCTDLSEDSLRALHAAIAFAHHLDARLFILHSIEFPLATYLRSAGSDEAAVDAYHQQVRTASHNTIHAHLHQTDWRTLNHGVRVELLEGSPLATIPRFVEEHGIDLTVFTTHGRTGFKQFIMGSTAQSLLPLLKSSVLALKPTDFASPVEL; this comes from the coding sequence ATGCACACCATCTCCCGAATTGTCGTTGGTGTTGATCTGCATGAAGGGGATCGTCTGGTTGGTGATGAACTTCCTGCACCCACCCAGGCCGCGATTTTGCAAAGTCTGGAATTTGCAGCCAATCGAGGTGCAGAACTCATTTATTGTGCCTGCCTCGATCTCTCGCCACAGGCTGAAGATTTGATCCATGCGGATGTCACCAACGTTTATTCAACGGTGGAAGATTTCGCCAATCAGGCTCTCACTCGGCTGGTTGAGGCAGCCATAGCTCGAGGTGTGAAGGCTCAATACCAGTTGCGCATGGGTGGGTCATCACGCGAGTTGACGCTGCTGGTTCAGGAAGTGAAGGCCGATCTGCTGGTGGTCGGTGCCCGCAATCGATCCGTCCTGTCGCATACATTGTTTGGCAGTACTTCGACCAAACTTCTGCAGATCTGCCCGTGCCCGGTGTGGGTCGTTAAGCCCGAAGAACTGCGCGAAATCCGCGAGATTGCCGTGTGTACTGATCTCTCTGAAGATTCTTTGCGGGCTTTGCATGCAGCTATCGCTTTTGCCCATCATCTCGATGCGCGGTTGTTCATCCTGCATTCCATCGAGTTTCCGCTGGCAACTTATCTTCGCAGTGCAGGGAGCGATGAAGCCGCCGTGGATGCTTACCACCAGCAGGTGAGAACAGCTTCCCATAATACGATTCATGCTCATTTGCATCAGACGGATTGGCGAACTTTGAATCATGGTGTGCGCGTGGAACTGTTGGAGGGGAGTCCGTTGGCCACGATTCCAAGGTTTGTTGAAGAGCACGGTATCGACCTGACTGTCTTCACGACACATGGGCGCACTGGATTCAAACAATTCATTATGGGCAGTACAGCCCAAAGTCTGTTGCCGCTGTTAAAATCATCAGTTTTAGCGCTTAAGCCGACGGATTTCGCCAGCCCTGTCGAGCTGTAA
- a CDS encoding ATP-binding protein, translating to MSSTSISSVRLPLWALESNPSVFGRLHESLLNLKPGAQVSSLPLDDWQVTAEALTSEVVELFEKTPECIGIMVIEDQELVGVISRSQLLTLLSRPFGLDLYLKRPVRHMIDSIDVVQAVHPGNLPIPQAAQIALNRPWPHSYEPLVIQISPSQYRLLDFHTLLLAQSRLLELANNEVRRQMEVADRANRAKSDFLAHMSHEIRTPLTAILGFAESIQKEEVSAAEHRSAVDTILRNGEHLLSLINDTLDLSKIEAGRLTIEQLECRPLEIAADVLQLFRSRLKSQRVQLELKGEGLLPEVIVSDPTRLRQILMNLVSNAVKFTESGIVRIVARVRNPTPITVTSPSEKTATHAHDSLPSRLVLEVQDSGIGMTEAQLEKLFTPFTQAETSTVRRFGGTGLGLSISRQLARLFEGDLTVRSEFGKGSVFTLELPLIGSQVENWLPLEQLEKTHQLSGRYPAIKERQLPRCRILLAEDGPDNRLLLSSWLGRLGVDLQMVNNGREAIEAVQGSLQVNRPFDLILMDMQMPEMDGLEATRELRKRGWSGPIIALTANVMASDRQQALTAGCTDFATKPIHREQLFSQIEQALMQNLKTTQSSSVAASEVDRPVDLKSRETSHSTGARRDSGQQETPVPNSRNDLWLNREAGLERVAYDEELLDELLVLTLENLPGWRRDLCLAVEAMDLRAIKRIAHTLRNTGSNIGCEKLQQAAGVLETRIARNEALEPIRKECAQLDAVAAGLSQNLSQKFHPQSRADR from the coding sequence ATGAGTTCTACATCGATTTCCAGTGTTCGGCTACCCTTGTGGGCACTGGAGAGCAATCCTTCGGTCTTTGGGCGACTGCATGAAAGTCTATTGAATCTGAAGCCGGGTGCCCAGGTTTCTTCACTCCCTCTGGACGACTGGCAGGTCACTGCAGAGGCGCTGACCAGTGAAGTGGTCGAACTCTTCGAGAAGACACCTGAGTGTATCGGCATCATGGTAATTGAAGACCAGGAACTGGTCGGAGTTATCTCTCGAAGTCAATTGCTCACGTTACTGAGCCGACCTTTCGGGCTGGATTTGTACTTGAAACGACCAGTCCGCCATATGATCGATTCCATTGATGTGGTGCAGGCTGTGCATCCTGGAAACCTGCCGATTCCGCAGGCTGCACAAATCGCATTGAACCGTCCCTGGCCGCACAGCTACGAACCATTGGTCATACAGATTTCACCGAGTCAGTATCGATTGCTCGATTTTCATACGTTATTGCTCGCTCAATCGCGGCTTCTCGAACTGGCCAACAACGAAGTACGGCGACAAATGGAAGTAGCCGATCGTGCGAATCGTGCCAAAAGTGATTTTCTGGCTCATATGAGTCATGAAATCCGCACACCGCTGACGGCTATTCTGGGATTTGCCGAGTCCATCCAGAAAGAAGAAGTTTCAGCGGCTGAACATCGCAGTGCTGTCGATACGATTTTACGTAATGGCGAGCACTTGTTGAGCTTGATCAACGACACGCTCGATCTTTCAAAAATCGAGGCCGGGCGACTGACCATCGAACAACTGGAATGTCGTCCGCTGGAGATTGCAGCGGACGTTCTGCAGTTGTTTCGTAGTCGCTTGAAATCCCAGCGTGTGCAACTGGAATTGAAAGGAGAAGGCTTACTCCCGGAAGTGATCGTGAGCGATCCCACACGGCTGCGGCAGATCCTGATGAATTTGGTGAGTAATGCCGTGAAATTCACAGAATCCGGAATTGTTCGCATCGTGGCCAGAGTACGCAATCCAACGCCAATTACTGTGACGAGCCCCTCAGAGAAAACCGCGACGCATGCACATGACAGCTTGCCTTCTCGACTCGTACTGGAGGTGCAAGATAGCGGGATCGGTATGACAGAGGCACAGTTGGAAAAACTGTTTACGCCATTTACGCAGGCAGAGACATCGACGGTTCGACGGTTTGGAGGGACTGGGCTCGGGTTATCGATCAGTCGACAATTGGCCCGATTGTTTGAAGGGGATCTCACGGTACGCAGTGAGTTTGGCAAAGGAAGTGTCTTTACGCTGGAACTCCCGCTGATCGGATCCCAAGTAGAAAATTGGCTCCCACTTGAGCAGTTGGAAAAGACGCATCAACTTTCCGGTCGATATCCAGCGATAAAAGAACGTCAATTGCCACGATGCCGGATCCTGCTGGCAGAAGATGGGCCTGATAATCGATTGTTGCTGAGCTCCTGGCTGGGGCGATTGGGCGTGGATTTGCAAATGGTGAACAATGGCCGAGAGGCCATTGAAGCTGTGCAGGGAAGTTTGCAGGTCAACCGGCCATTTGACCTGATTCTGATGGATATGCAGATGCCGGAAATGGATGGCTTGGAGGCGACGCGTGAATTACGAAAGCGAGGTTGGTCAGGGCCGATCATTGCGTTAACGGCAAATGTCATGGCCAGTGATCGTCAGCAGGCACTGACTGCGGGTTGCACTGATTTTGCCACGAAGCCGATTCATCGCGAGCAACTATTCAGCCAGATCGAACAGGCTTTGATGCAGAATTTGAAAACAACGCAAAGTTCGTCGGTTGCAGCTTCGGAAGTTGATCGGCCCGTCGATTTGAAAAGTCGGGAAACATCACATTCAACAGGAGCCAGGCGGGATTCTGGTCAGCAGGAAACTCCAGTGCCCAATTCGAGGAATGATCTTTGGCTGAATCGTGAAGCTGGCCTTGAAAGAGTCGCTTACGATGAAGAACTTCTGGATGAGTTGCTGGTGCTGACGCTGGAGAATCTTCCAGGATGGCGGCGGGATCTTTGTCTGGCTGTCGAAGCTATGGATTTACGCGCCATTAAGCGAATTGCGCATACGTTGCGAAATACCGGGAGTAACATTGGCTGCGAAAAATTGCAGCAGGCGGCTGGAGTACTGGAAACTCGGATTGCGAGAAACGAAGCTTTGGAACCGATTCGCAAAGAATGTGCTCAGTTAGATGCCGTGGCGGCTGGATTGTCGCAGAATCTCTCACAAAAGTTTCATCCCCAGAGTCGAGCCGACCGATAG
- a CDS encoding ABC transporter ATP-binding protein — protein MIEVQQVTKIHVRGQTQVYALREVSCKIPAGAFSFILGPSGSGKSTLLYLIGCLDEPTTGEIFVNGQSLKKMTASEKDAYRRNDVGFIFQSFNLLANLNAVDNVLVPYLARGASTQQRQEAIELLERVGLKDRLDHRPSQLSGGEQQRVAIARALLKKPRLILADEPTGELDSVNSQQILALLRNCSQELKTTVVVVTHEQEYVHEDDFVVRIRDGKLGTPAGTLS, from the coding sequence ATGATCGAAGTCCAGCAGGTCACCAAGATTCATGTTCGAGGACAAACGCAGGTTTACGCACTTCGTGAAGTGTCCTGTAAAATCCCAGCCGGTGCATTCAGCTTTATTCTGGGACCTTCTGGCAGCGGAAAGAGTACATTGCTGTATCTCATCGGTTGCCTGGATGAACCGACGACGGGAGAAATTTTCGTCAATGGTCAGTCGCTGAAAAAGATGACTGCTTCCGAAAAAGACGCCTACAGACGTAATGACGTCGGATTCATCTTTCAAAGCTTCAATCTGCTGGCCAATCTCAATGCAGTGGATAATGTTCTCGTCCCTTACCTGGCCCGAGGGGCATCCACCCAGCAGCGTCAGGAAGCCATCGAACTGCTGGAAAGAGTGGGATTAAAGGATCGTCTCGATCATCGCCCCAGTCAACTTTCCGGCGGCGAGCAGCAACGTGTCGCCATTGCCCGGGCTTTGCTAAAAAAACCAAGACTGATTCTGGCTGACGAACCCACTGGCGAACTCGATTCGGTGAACAGTCAGCAGATTCTGGCCTTACTGCGTAACTGCAGCCAGGAATTGAAAACCACAGTGGTCGTCGTCACTCACGAGCAGGAATATGTGCACGAAGATGATTTCGTCGTCCGCATTCGGGATGGAAAACTGGGGACACCCGCAGGAACTTTGTCATGA